One part of the Mariniflexile litorale genome encodes these proteins:
- a CDS encoding GNAT family N-acetyltransferase — protein MEIVIADKSHSKYAEIICDTIAESAAVRGTGIARRTPEYITKKLENGNAVIALDGDKFAGFCYIELWGHGKYVANSGLIVHPDYRSAGLAKKIKHKVFKHSRTKFPDAKVFSITTGLAVMKMNTNLGYKPVPFSELTDDPTFWDGCQTCKNYDVLTRTNRKMCLCTGMLYDPKAKKFEPIKIKEKVFNRLKHIKETMFLKKDKK, from the coding sequence ATGGAGATTGTAATTGCTGATAAATCACATTCTAAATACGCAGAAATTATTTGCGACACTATAGCGGAATCTGCGGCTGTTAGAGGTACTGGTATTGCAAGGCGTACACCTGAGTATATTACAAAAAAGTTAGAGAATGGAAATGCGGTTATTGCTTTAGATGGCGATAAATTTGCAGGTTTTTGTTATATAGAACTATGGGGTCATGGTAAATATGTAGCGAACTCTGGTTTAATTGTACACCCAGATTATAGAAGTGCTGGATTAGCTAAAAAAATAAAGCATAAAGTATTTAAGCATTCTAGAACGAAGTTTCCAGATGCTAAAGTATTTAGTATCACAACAGGTTTAGCTGTTATGAAAATGAATACCAATTTAGGTTATAAACCCGTACCATTTTCTGAATTAACCGATGATCCAACCTTTTGGGATGGCTGTCAAACTTGTAAAAACTACGATGTTTTAACCCGTACCAACAGAAAAATGTGTTTATGTACAGGTATGTTATACGATCCGAAGGCCAAGAAATTTGAACCCATAAAAATTAAAGAAAAGGTTTTTAATAGATTAAAACATATTAAAGAAACCATGTTTTTAAAAAAAGACAAGAAATAA